The Sphingobium sp. BYY-5 genome contains a region encoding:
- a CDS encoding COX15/CtaA family protein, with translation MTASAFRSSAGGNPRAIARWLLAVAALVFCMVVVGGITRLTESGLSITQWKPISGAIPPLTHEQWMEAFRLYQQIPEYKEIKRGMTLGDFQFIFFWEWAHRLLGRLIGVAFALPLTWFAWKRAIPAGYGLRLTALLALGGLQGAIGWWMVESGLSVRTDVSHYRLAVHLLTALFIMGGLIWTALDLLALARYRAARPARLRPFALVVLLVLFVQLLFGAFTAGLDAGYVSNTWPLMNDHLVPEGISWAGSLWATISSDPYLVHFIHRWWAWVTAGLLLMLARRAKRARQRGPSIAINATVGMQILLGIATVISGIALPLAVLHQAVGALVVASAAWGAHAIGRRRA, from the coding sequence ATGACAGCATCTGCCTTCCGTTCGTCCGCCGGGGGCAACCCGCGCGCCATTGCTCGCTGGCTGCTGGCCGTGGCGGCCCTGGTCTTCTGCATGGTGGTGGTGGGCGGCATTACCCGCCTGACCGAATCGGGCCTGTCGATCACCCAATGGAAGCCGATCAGCGGGGCCATCCCGCCGCTGACCCATGAGCAGTGGATGGAGGCGTTCCGCCTCTACCAGCAGATTCCGGAATATAAGGAAATCAAACGGGGCATGACCCTCGGCGATTTCCAGTTCATCTTCTTCTGGGAATGGGCGCATCGGTTGCTGGGGCGGTTGATCGGCGTCGCCTTCGCCTTGCCGTTGACCTGGTTCGCGTGGAAGCGCGCGATCCCGGCGGGTTATGGATTGCGTCTCACCGCGCTGCTGGCGCTGGGCGGGTTGCAGGGCGCAATCGGCTGGTGGATGGTGGAATCGGGTCTGTCGGTGCGTACCGATGTCAGCCATTATCGGCTGGCGGTGCATCTGCTGACGGCCCTCTTCATCATGGGCGGGCTGATCTGGACCGCGCTCGACCTGCTGGCGCTGGCGCGTTATCGGGCCGCGCGACCGGCAAGGCTGCGCCCCTTCGCGCTGGTCGTTCTGCTGGTCCTGTTCGTGCAATTGCTGTTCGGCGCATTTACCGCCGGACTGGACGCGGGCTATGTCTCCAACACCTGGCCGTTGATGAACGACCATCTGGTGCCGGAAGGGATAAGCTGGGCGGGATCGCTCTGGGCGACCATCTCCTCCGATCCCTATCTGGTCCATTTCATCCATCGCTGGTGGGCCTGGGTGACGGCCGGGCTGCTGCTGATGCTGGCGCGGCGGGCGAAGCGGGCGAGGCAGCGCGGGCCGTCGATCGCGATCAACGCCACGGTCGGGATGCAGATACTACTCGGCATCGCCACCGTCATCAGCGGGATCGCGCTGCCACTGGCGGTGCTGCACCAGGCGGTGGGTGCGCTGGTGGTTGCGTCGGCCGCATGGGGCGCCCACGCCATCGGGCGGCGCCGCGCATGA
- a CDS encoding IlvD/Edd family dehydratase yields MSDSPKTAPKLRSRAWFDNPDNIDMTALYLERYLNFGLSLDELRSGKPIIGIAQTGSDLSPCNRHHMVLAERIREGIREMGGIALEFPVHPIQETGKRPTAGLDRNLAYLGLVEAIYGYPLDGVVLTTGCDKTTPALLMAAATVNIPAIALSVGPMLNGWHKGERTGSGTIVWHARQLLAAGKIDDEGFIKLVASSAPSTGYCNTMGTASTMNSLAEALGMMLPGSAAIPAPYRDRQEVAYLTGKRIVDMVAEDLKPSDILTLDAFHNAIVVNSAIGGSTNAPIHLAAIARHIGVDLPLKDWETVGHKVPLLVNLQPAGEYLGEDYYRAGGVPAVVSQLIEQGLIREGAMTVNGKTMGENCKGVEIEDEKVIRPFAQPLVEEAGFLVLSGNLFDAAVMKTSVISDEFRNRYLSNPDDPEAFEGPAVVFDGPEDYHHRIDDPATGITADTLLFMRGAGPIGYPGAAEVVNMRPPAYLITEGVSALPCIGDGRQSGTSGSPSILNASPEAAAMGGLALLETGDRVRMDLKAGTVNVLIPDAELADRRAKLEAAGGFQYPASQTPWQEIQRSVVGQMNTGAILEGAEKYQRIAQTMGLPRDNH; encoded by the coding sequence ATGAGCGATTCGCCCAAGACTGCCCCGAAGCTGCGCAGCCGCGCCTGGTTCGACAACCCCGACAATATCGATATGACCGCGCTCTATCTTGAGCGTTACCTGAACTTCGGCCTCAGCCTGGACGAACTGCGCAGCGGCAAGCCGATCATCGGCATCGCCCAGACCGGCAGCGACCTCAGCCCATGCAACCGCCATCATATGGTGCTGGCCGAACGCATCCGCGAGGGCATTCGCGAAATGGGCGGCATCGCGCTCGAATTTCCGGTCCATCCGATCCAGGAGACCGGCAAGCGCCCGACCGCCGGCCTTGACCGCAACCTCGCCTATCTGGGCCTGGTCGAAGCAATCTATGGCTACCCCCTCGACGGCGTGGTGCTGACCACGGGCTGCGACAAGACGACCCCGGCGCTGCTGATGGCCGCCGCCACCGTCAACATCCCGGCGATCGCCCTGTCGGTCGGCCCGATGCTCAATGGCTGGCACAAGGGCGAGCGCACCGGTTCGGGCACCATCGTCTGGCACGCGCGCCAGTTGCTGGCCGCCGGCAAGATCGACGATGAAGGCTTCATCAAGCTCGTCGCCTCCTCGGCCCCGTCGACCGGCTATTGCAACACCATGGGCACGGCATCGACCATGAACAGCCTGGCCGAAGCGCTGGGCATGATGCTGCCCGGTTCGGCGGCGATCCCCGCCCCCTATCGCGATCGGCAGGAAGTCGCCTATCTGACCGGCAAGCGCATCGTCGACATGGTCGCCGAAGACCTCAAGCCCTCGGACATCCTGACCCTCGACGCCTTCCACAATGCCATCGTGGTCAACTCGGCGATCGGCGGATCGACCAACGCGCCGATCCACCTGGCCGCCATCGCCCGCCATATCGGCGTCGACCTGCCGCTCAAGGATTGGGAGACGGTCGGGCACAAGGTGCCGCTGCTGGTCAACCTCCAGCCCGCCGGCGAATATCTGGGCGAGGATTATTATCGCGCCGGCGGCGTTCCCGCCGTCGTCAGCCAGCTTATCGAGCAAGGCCTGATCCGCGAAGGCGCGATGACCGTCAACGGCAAGACCATGGGCGAAAATTGCAAGGGCGTGGAGATTGAGGATGAAAAGGTCATCCGTCCCTTCGCCCAGCCGCTGGTCGAGGAAGCCGGCTTCCTGGTCCTGTCGGGCAATCTGTTCGACGCCGCGGTCATGAAGACCAGCGTCATCAGCGACGAGTTCCGCAACCGCTATCTGTCCAACCCCGACGATCCCGAAGCCTTTGAAGGCCCGGCAGTCGTGTTCGACGGCCCGGAGGATTATCACCACCGCATCGACGATCCGGCCACCGGCATCACCGCCGACACGCTGCTGTTCATGCGCGGCGCGGGTCCGATCGGCTATCCCGGCGCGGCCGAGGTCGTGAACATGCGCCCGCCCGCCTATCTCATCACCGAAGGCGTATCCGCCCTGCCCTGCATCGGCGACGGTCGCCAGTCGGGTACGTCGGGCAGCCCGTCGATCCTCAACGCCTCGCCCGAAGCGGCGGCGATGGGCGGCCTGGCGCTGCTGGAAACCGGCGATCGCGTCCGCATGGACCTGAAGGCCGGCACCGTGAACGTCCTCATCCCCGACGCGGAACTGGCCGATCGCCGAGCGAAGCTGGAGGCGGCGGGCGGTTTCCAATATCCCGCATCGCAGACCCCCTGGCAGGAAATCCAGCGCTCGGTCGTGGGCCAGATGAACACCGGCGCCATCCTGGAAGGCGCGGAGAAATATCAGCGCATCGCCCAGACCATGGGCCTGCCGCGCGACAACCACTGA
- a CDS encoding aldehyde dehydrogenase (NADP(+)) → MFNGAILIGASERSGGEPFYAINPATGGKGDVAFSSAMPAEVEEAAALADAAFESFSTLSPDARATFLENVADNIVGIGDLLIETAMAETGLPRARLEGERGRTVGQLRLFASYVRLGDWLDATIDKALPDRAPLPRADLRRVNHSVGPVAVFGASNFPLAFSVAGGDTASAFAAGSPVIVKGHSAHPGTGELVARAIQAAVKSLGLHEGVFSYLPGANRALGGSLVADHRIKAVGFTGSRGGGTALMKIAAERAEPIPVYAEMSSINPVVLLPGALAAKAEALGTAFVGSLTMGSGQFCTNPGLVIALDGPDLDTFVAAAAAALSGAAPQVMLTPGIHDAYEKGVAALVGADGVTTVARGTEPEGVNRGQAAFFATDSATFSSNPVLAEEVFGSSSVLIKCSSIEEIIATIAGLEGQLTATLQIGEGDEGDAAKLLPTLSRKVGRILTNGWPTGVEVTHAMVHGGPFPSTADGRSTSVGTLAMMRFLRPVCYQDVPDALLPAALQNANPWSLTRRVEGKLEVAA, encoded by the coding sequence ATGTTCAACGGAGCCATCCTTATCGGCGCGAGCGAGCGCAGCGGCGGCGAGCCTTTCTACGCCATCAACCCGGCCACCGGCGGAAAGGGCGACGTCGCCTTTTCCAGCGCCATGCCCGCTGAGGTCGAGGAAGCCGCCGCGCTGGCCGACGCCGCGTTCGAAAGCTTCTCCACCCTGTCGCCCGACGCCCGCGCGACCTTCCTGGAAAATGTCGCCGACAATATCGTCGGCATCGGCGACCTGCTGATCGAAACCGCCATGGCCGAAACCGGCCTGCCCCGCGCCCGGCTGGAGGGCGAGCGTGGCCGCACCGTCGGCCAGCTCCGCCTGTTCGCCTCTTATGTCCGTCTCGGTGACTGGCTCGACGCCACCATCGACAAGGCGCTGCCGGATCGCGCGCCGCTGCCGCGCGCCGACCTGCGCCGCGTCAACCATTCGGTCGGCCCGGTCGCCGTCTTCGGCGCGTCCAACTTCCCGCTCGCCTTCTCGGTCGCGGGCGGTGACACCGCCTCCGCCTTCGCCGCCGGTTCGCCCGTCATCGTCAAGGGCCACAGCGCCCATCCCGGCACCGGCGAACTGGTCGCCCGCGCCATCCAGGCGGCAGTCAAGTCGCTTGGCCTGCATGAGGGCGTCTTCTCCTACCTGCCGGGCGCCAATCGCGCGCTGGGCGGTTCACTGGTCGCCGACCATCGCATCAAGGCCGTCGGCTTCACCGGCTCGCGCGGTGGCGGCACGGCACTGATGAAGATCGCGGCCGAACGCGCCGAACCGATCCCGGTCTATGCCGAAATGTCGTCGATCAACCCGGTCGTGCTGCTGCCCGGCGCGCTGGCGGCGAAGGCCGAAGCACTCGGCACCGCCTTTGTCGGTTCGCTGACCATGGGTTCGGGCCAGTTCTGCACCAACCCCGGCCTGGTCATCGCGCTCGACGGCCCCGATCTCGACACCTTCGTCGCTGCTGCCGCCGCCGCCCTGTCGGGCGCCGCGCCGCAGGTCATGCTGACGCCGGGCATCCACGACGCCTATGAAAAGGGCGTCGCCGCCCTGGTCGGCGCCGATGGCGTCACCACCGTCGCCCGCGGCACCGAGCCGGAAGGCGTCAACCGTGGCCAGGCCGCCTTCTTCGCGACCGACAGCGCGACCTTCTCGTCCAACCCGGTGCTGGCGGAAGAAGTCTTCGGCTCCTCCTCGGTCCTCATCAAATGCTCCAGCATTGAGGAAATCATCGCGACCATCGCGGGCCTGGAAGGTCAGCTTACCGCGACGCTCCAGATCGGCGAAGGCGATGAAGGCGATGCCGCAAAGCTGCTGCCCACCTTGTCCCGCAAGGTCGGCCGCATCCTGACCAACGGCTGGCCGACCGGCGTCGAAGTGACCCATGCCATGGTGCATGGCGGTCCCTTCCCGTCGACCGCCGATGGCCGTTCGACCTCGGTCGGCACGCTGGCGATGATGCGCTTCCTGCGCCCCGTCTGCTATCAGGACGTGCCCGATGCGCTGCTGCCCGCCGCGCTGCAAAACGCCAACCCCTGGAGCCTGACGCGCCGCGTGGAAGGCAAGCTGGAAGTCGCCGCATGA
- a CDS encoding Gfo/Idh/MocA family oxidoreductase, giving the protein MTIRAGLVGLGKIARDQHLPAIEKIDGIELVAIASRNAQGEGVNNYPDLGAMLAGEADMDAVILCQPPQVRYQAARQALLAGKHVFLEKPPGATVSEVEALTALAKAQGVTLYASWHSRYAAAVAQAKAWIAQRKVERISIQWREDVRHWHPGQPWIWEAGGFGVFDPGINALSILTEIVPEPVTVLSASLEVPSNKDAPIGATLAMATASGAPIDTVFDWRQTGPQTWDIAVETDKGSLLLSEGGNTLRLDGEVQLKAPDEEYPTMYRRFVGLVADKAIDADTAPLRLVADAFLCGRHCPTAAFED; this is encoded by the coding sequence ATGACGATCCGGGCCGGTCTCGTCGGCCTCGGCAAGATCGCGCGCGACCAGCACCTGCCCGCGATCGAGAAGATCGACGGCATCGAACTGGTCGCCATCGCCAGCCGCAACGCGCAGGGTGAAGGGGTAAATAATTACCCCGACCTCGGCGCGATGCTGGCGGGCGAAGCCGACATGGATGCCGTCATCCTCTGCCAGCCGCCGCAGGTCCGCTACCAGGCGGCCCGGCAGGCGCTGCTGGCGGGCAAGCATGTCTTCCTGGAAAAGCCGCCGGGCGCGACCGTGTCCGAAGTGGAGGCGCTGACCGCGCTGGCGAAAGCGCAGGGCGTCACGCTCTATGCAAGCTGGCACAGCCGTTACGCCGCCGCCGTCGCCCAGGCCAAGGCGTGGATCGCGCAGCGCAAGGTGGAGCGCATCTCGATCCAGTGGCGCGAGGATGTCCGTCACTGGCATCCCGGCCAGCCCTGGATCTGGGAAGCGGGCGGTTTCGGCGTGTTCGATCCGGGCATCAACGCCCTGTCGATCCTGACCGAAATCGTGCCGGAACCCGTCACCGTCCTGTCAGCCAGCCTTGAGGTGCCGTCCAACAAGGATGCGCCGATCGGCGCGACGCTGGCCATGGCCACCGCATCGGGCGCGCCGATCGACACCGTGTTCGACTGGCGCCAGACCGGCCCCCAGACCTGGGACATCGCGGTCGAAACCGACAAGGGCAGCCTGCTCCTGTCCGAGGGCGGCAATACGCTGCGTCTCGACGGCGAAGTGCAGCTAAAGGCGCCGGACGAGGAATATCCGACCATGTACCGCCGCTTCGTCGGCCTGGTGGCGGACAAGGCTATCGACGCCGACACCGCGCCGCTGCGACTGGTAGCGGACGCCTTCCTTTGTGGGCGACATTGTCCTACGGCTGCATTCGAGGACTGA
- a CDS encoding FCD domain-containing protein, which produces MGSERKDRPERKFGSDEGSLRIHQAIARDLGTAILTGKHKPGDLFEGEIEAAERLHVSRTAYREAVRILIAKGMLESRPKAGTRVLPRARWNVLDPEMLAWMFAGEPDASFIRDLFELRGVIEPAAAEFAARRRTDEQLAVMDTALAEMARYGLSTPEGRAADQRFHHAILAAAHNDALEALASSVGAAVSWTTTFKHRKKLMPRDPLPDHQAVHRAIAARDTAAARNSMAELLRLALADMDIALSE; this is translated from the coding sequence ATGGGGAGCGAGCGAAAGGACCGGCCGGAACGCAAGTTCGGATCGGACGAAGGCTCGCTCCGCATCCATCAGGCGATCGCCCGCGACCTGGGCACCGCCATCCTGACCGGCAAGCACAAGCCCGGCGACCTGTTCGAAGGGGAGATAGAGGCGGCCGAACGCCTCCATGTCTCCCGCACCGCCTATCGCGAGGCGGTGCGCATCCTGATTGCCAAGGGAATGTTGGAAAGCCGCCCCAAGGCCGGCACCCGCGTCCTGCCCCGCGCGCGCTGGAATGTGCTGGACCCCGAAATGCTTGCCTGGATGTTTGCGGGGGAACCGGACGCCAGTTTCATCCGCGACCTGTTCGAATTGCGCGGCGTGATCGAACCCGCCGCTGCGGAATTCGCCGCCCGCCGCCGCACCGACGAGCAACTGGCGGTGATGGACACGGCGCTCGCCGAAATGGCCCGCTATGGCCTGTCCACGCCCGAAGGCCGCGCCGCCGACCAGCGTTTCCACCACGCCATCCTCGCCGCCGCGCATAATGACGCGCTGGAGGCGCTGGCGAGTTCGGTGGGCGCGGCGGTAAGCTGGACCACCACCTTCAAACATCGCAAGAAGCTGATGCCACGCGACCCCCTGCCCGACCACCAGGCCGTCCACCGCGCCATCGCCGCCCGCGACACAGCCGCCGCGCGCAACAGCATGGCGGAATTGCTGCGCCTGGCGCTGGCGGACATGGACATCGCGCTGTCGGAATAG
- the urtE gene encoding urea ABC transporter ATP-binding subunit UrtE — MSAPLIGITGLSSAYGQSQVLWDVDLSLERGKVMALIGRNGVGKTTLLHAIMGTRPAIGGTIRFDGTDISTLPAHKRARAGIGFVPQGRHVFPQLTVMENLETGLSALAGRGKSGTGVPQHIFDLFPKLWDIRARAAGFLSGGEQQQLAIGRALAGEPSLLLLDEPTEGIQPNVVQQIEAALVHVRDELGMTVLVVEQYLDFVWRFADRYSAMQNGRIIRQGAIADESAKDVAHLVQI; from the coding sequence ATGAGCGCGCCGCTGATCGGCATCACCGGCCTGTCGAGCGCCTATGGCCAGAGCCAGGTGCTGTGGGACGTCGACCTGTCGCTGGAGCGTGGCAAGGTCATGGCGCTGATCGGCCGCAATGGCGTGGGCAAGACGACTTTGCTGCACGCGATCATGGGAACACGCCCCGCGATCGGCGGGACGATCCGGTTCGACGGGACCGACATCAGCACATTGCCCGCGCATAAAAGGGCGCGCGCGGGCATCGGCTTCGTGCCGCAGGGGCGGCATGTCTTCCCGCAACTGACCGTCATGGAAAATCTGGAGACGGGCCTGTCGGCGCTGGCGGGACGTGGCAAAAGCGGAACCGGGGTGCCGCAGCATATCTTCGATCTTTTCCCCAAGCTGTGGGATATCCGCGCCCGCGCCGCTGGCTTCCTGTCGGGCGGCGAGCAGCAGCAATTGGCCATCGGCCGCGCGCTGGCGGGCGAACCCAGCCTGCTGCTGCTGGACGAGCCGACCGAGGGCATCCAGCCCAATGTCGTGCAGCAGATCGAGGCGGCGCTGGTCCATGTCCGCGACGAACTGGGCATGACTGTGCTGGTGGTGGAGCAATATCTCGATTTCGTCTGGCGCTTCGCCGACCGCTACAGCGCGATGCAGAATGGCCGGATCATTCGCCAGGGCGCCATTGCGGATGAGAGCGCCAAGGATGTCGCGCATCTGGTGCAGATTTAG
- the urtD gene encoding urea ABC transporter ATP-binding protein UrtD — protein MSGSAVSDLLLSVDGVTIDYSGFKALDNFSMTLNRGETRVVIGPNGAGKSTLCDTIIGRVRPSEGRVIFKGEEIQRLPEQTIVARGICRKFQAPGVLPTLSVRDNLALAARRDRRWWKSLGTGIPTAEREAVEEALETVALTHRADVEAGTLSHGEKQWLEIAMVMATGAELLLLDEPTAGMGPAETSRTAQLILGLGASRTVLVIDHDMSFVEQLAAPVTVMHQGKFLKQGSIAEVRADPEVAAVYLGHTA, from the coding sequence ATGAGCGGTTCAGCCGTCTCCGACCTGCTGCTCAGCGTCGATGGCGTCACCATCGACTATAGCGGCTTCAAGGCGCTCGACAATTTCAGCATGACGCTCAATCGCGGCGAAACCCGCGTGGTGATCGGCCCCAATGGTGCGGGCAAGTCGACCCTGTGCGACACGATCATCGGCCGCGTCCGCCCCAGCGAAGGCCGTGTAATCTTCAAGGGTGAGGAGATCCAGCGCCTGCCCGAACAGACGATCGTCGCGCGCGGCATCTGCCGCAAGTTCCAGGCGCCCGGCGTGCTGCCGACCCTCAGCGTGCGCGACAATCTGGCGCTCGCCGCCCGCCGCGACCGCCGTTGGTGGAAGAGTCTGGGCACCGGTATCCCGACCGCCGAGCGTGAGGCGGTGGAAGAAGCATTGGAGACGGTTGCGCTGACCCATCGCGCCGATGTGGAGGCGGGCACGCTCTCCCACGGCGAGAAGCAATGGCTGGAAATCGCGATGGTGATGGCGACCGGCGCGGAACTGCTGCTGCTGGACGAGCCGACCGCGGGCATGGGACCGGCCGAAACCAGCCGCACCGCGCAACTGATCCTGGGCCTTGGCGCCAGCCGCACCGTCCTCGTCATCGATCATGACATGAGCTTTGTCGAACAGCTTGCCGCCCCCGTCACCGTCATGCACCAGGGCAAATTCCTGAAGCAGGGCAGCATCGCCGAGGTGCGCGCCGACCCCGAAGTCGCCGCCGTCTATCTGGGCCACACCGCATGA
- the urtC gene encoding urea ABC transporter permease subunit UrtC, producing MPDLSRLDPLKPILPWLLLALGLVAPFALSSYDLNLLARFMAMGILALGLVLIWGHGGILSLGQGVFFGLGGYAIAIHMKLADLPQGQIPDFMLWSGRESLPLWWEPFTSPAFTIAAILIVPTLAGALFSWAVFHRRVGGTYFALITQALALAFSTLIISRQDVTGGFNGLTDFTSVFGFGLSSPGTGPVLYWVTLAILCVAFIGLRWLLASRFGILLRAARDGENRVRFLGYSPTPFKVVAFAIAAMLAGIGGALFTLHAGVVSPALIGVVPSIEMVVWVAIGGRYSLAGAIVGALLVNFARDAVSSAFPELWLYLMGALFIFVVTLLPQGLAGLAKGKAA from the coding sequence ATGCCTGATTTGTCCCGCCTTGACCCTTTGAAACCGATCCTGCCCTGGCTGTTGCTGGCGCTTGGGTTGGTCGCGCCTTTCGCGCTGTCCTCCTATGATCTCAACCTGCTCGCCCGCTTCATGGCGATGGGCATCCTCGCCCTCGGGCTGGTGCTGATCTGGGGGCATGGCGGCATATTGAGCCTGGGGCAGGGCGTGTTCTTCGGCCTGGGCGGCTATGCCATCGCCATCCATATGAAGCTGGCGGACCTGCCGCAAGGGCAGATTCCCGACTTCATGCTGTGGAGCGGGCGGGAAAGCCTGCCCCTCTGGTGGGAACCCTTCACCAGCCCAGCCTTCACCATCGCGGCGATCCTGATCGTGCCGACGCTGGCGGGCGCGCTCTTTTCCTGGGCCGTGTTCCACCGCCGCGTCGGTGGCACCTATTTCGCGCTGATTACACAGGCGCTGGCGCTCGCCTTCTCCACCCTCATCATCAGTCGGCAGGACGTGACCGGCGGCTTCAACGGCCTGACCGATTTCACGTCCGTCTTCGGCTTCGGCCTTTCCAGCCCCGGAACGGGACCGGTGCTCTACTGGGTGACGCTGGCGATCCTATGCGTGGCCTTCATCGGCCTGCGCTGGCTGCTCGCCTCGCGCTTTGGCATATTGCTGCGCGCCGCGCGCGACGGCGAGAATCGCGTCCGCTTCCTCGGCTACAGCCCGACGCCGTTCAAGGTCGTCGCTTTCGCCATAGCCGCGATGCTGGCGGGCATCGGCGGCGCGCTCTTCACCCTTCACGCCGGGGTCGTCTCACCCGCCTTGATCGGTGTCGTCCCCTCGATCGAGATGGTCGTGTGGGTCGCGATCGGCGGGCGCTACAGTCTGGCGGGCGCGATCGTCGGCGCGCTGCTGGTCAACTTCGCGCGCGACGCGGTGTCCAGCGCCTTCCCCGAACTCTGGCTCTATCTGATGGGCGCGCTTTTCATCTTCGTCGTTACCCTGTTGCCACAGGGCCTCGCCGGCCTTGCGAAAGGAAAGGCGGCATGA
- the urtB gene encoding urea ABC transporter permease subunit UrtB has translation MDALFLNQLFNGASLASLYLLAALGLALSFGLMRVINMAHGEMLMLGGYLAWMTLLVVPGALGIILAIPVAFIGAAAMGGLIQSTLIRRLSARPLDTLLATWGVSLILQQGARDLFGAIGVEVRAPEWLSGSFTLAGITLPSARLFIILIAALVLGALALLLLKTRIGLLVRAVNQDRMMASAVGVGVRRVDFTVFCLGSGVAGLAGVMLALLGPVTPNVGQSYIIPAFLVVVMGGLGSIVGTTASAIILGLFAALAQIFVDVSVAQMLLLVFVILFIQVRPQGVVAVKTRQLDA, from the coding sequence ATGGACGCCCTTTTCCTCAACCAGCTCTTCAACGGCGCTTCGCTGGCCTCGCTGTACCTGCTAGCCGCGCTGGGCCTCGCGCTGTCCTTTGGCCTGATGCGCGTCATCAACATGGCGCATGGCGAGATGCTGATGCTGGGCGGCTATCTCGCCTGGATGACGTTGCTGGTGGTGCCGGGCGCTTTGGGCATCATTCTCGCCATCCCGGTCGCCTTTATCGGCGCGGCGGCGATGGGGGGGCTTATCCAGTCCACGCTGATCCGCCGCCTGTCTGCTCGCCCGCTCGACACCTTGCTCGCGACCTGGGGTGTCAGCCTGATCCTGCAACAGGGCGCCCGTGACCTGTTCGGCGCGATCGGCGTGGAGGTGCGCGCGCCCGAATGGCTGTCAGGCAGCTTCACGCTGGCGGGCATCACCCTGCCTTCGGCGCGCCTCTTCATCATCCTGATCGCCGCGCTGGTGCTGGGCGCGCTCGCCCTGCTGCTCCTGAAGACCCGTATCGGCCTGCTGGTCCGTGCGGTGAACCAGGACCGGATGATGGCGTCGGCCGTGGGCGTCGGCGTCAGGCGGGTGGACTTTACCGTCTTCTGCCTCGGCTCCGGCGTCGCGGGGCTGGCGGGCGTGATGCTGGCGCTGCTCGGCCCCGTCACCCCCAATGTCGGGCAAAGCTATATCATCCCCGCCTTCCTCGTCGTTGTGATGGGTGGCCTGGGCAGTATCGTCGGCACCACGGCGTCCGCGATCATCCTTGGCCTCTTCGCCGCGCTGGCGCAGATTTTCGTCGATGTCAGCGTCGCCCAGATGCTGCTGCTCGTTTTCGTCATCCTCTTCATCCAGGTGCGCCCGCAGGGTGTCGTCGCCGTAAAGACCCGCCAACTCGATGCCTGA
- the urtA gene encoding urea ABC transporter substrate-binding protein encodes MIRSRLLMLATASCALALTACSGGGGSNTPTGDSVSVGVLQSLTGTMAISEITVKNAEMLAIEEINATGGVMGKKINALVEDGASDPSTFAQKASKLIESDGVSTVFGGWTSASRKAMLPVFERTKNLLWYPVQFEGNECSPNIMYSGAQPNQQALPALEWAVKQGYKSYFLVGSDYVYPRTANLILKKHIEKDGMKVLGEAYVPLGGTDFSGVIAKISQAKPAIIINTLNGDSNVAFFKQLQAAGISPKTLPVMSFSIGEQEAQAMGAGLVEGSYAAWNYFQSLPSDANSKFIAAYKAKFGKDAAITDPMVHGYLDVYAWKAAVEKAKSFDPDAVRKAAASLGGFDTPMGKVSFAANQSLVQKAYIGKLKADGQFEIIADSGKDIAPEPYDALAFPGKSCRL; translated from the coding sequence ATGATCCGTTCCAGGCTGCTTATGCTTGCCACCGCCTCCTGCGCTCTGGCGCTGACCGCCTGTTCGGGCGGCGGCGGTTCGAATACACCGACGGGCGACAGTGTGTCGGTGGGCGTGCTCCAGTCGCTGACCGGCACGATGGCGATCAGCGAAATCACGGTGAAGAATGCCGAAATGCTGGCGATCGAGGAGATCAACGCGACCGGCGGAGTCATGGGCAAGAAGATCAATGCGCTGGTGGAAGATGGCGCATCCGATCCCTCCACCTTCGCGCAGAAGGCGTCGAAGCTGATCGAGAGCGACGGCGTGTCGACCGTGTTCGGCGGCTGGACCTCCGCCAGCCGCAAGGCGATGCTGCCGGTATTCGAGCGCACCAAGAACCTGCTCTGGTATCCGGTGCAGTTCGAGGGCAATGAATGTTCGCCCAACATCATGTATTCGGGCGCCCAGCCCAACCAGCAGGCGCTGCCCGCGCTCGAATGGGCGGTGAAGCAGGGTTATAAGAGCTATTTCCTGGTCGGGTCTGATTACGTCTATCCCCGCACCGCCAACCTGATCCTGAAAAAGCATATCGAGAAGGACGGGATGAAGGTGCTGGGCGAGGCCTATGTGCCTTTGGGCGGCACCGACTTTTCCGGCGTGATCGCGAAGATCAGCCAAGCCAAGCCCGCCATCATCATCAACACGCTGAACGGCGACAGCAACGTCGCCTTCTTCAAGCAACTCCAAGCCGCGGGCATCAGCCCCAAGACGCTGCCGGTCATGTCCTTCTCGATCGGCGAGCAGGAAGCGCAGGCGATGGGCGCGGGCCTGGTCGAGGGCAGTTACGCCGCCTGGAACTATTTCCAGAGCCTGCCGAGCGATGCGAACAGCAAGTTCATCGCCGCCTACAAGGCGAAGTTCGGCAAGGACGCCGCGATCACCGACCCGATGGTCCACGGCTATCTCGACGTCTATGCGTGGAAGGCGGCGGTCGAGAAGGCGAAAAGCTTCGATCCCGATGCCGTGCGCAAGGCGGCGGCGTCGCTGGGCGGTTTCGACACGCCGATGGGCAAGGTTAGCTTCGCCGCCAACCAGAGCCTGGTGCAGAAGGCCTATATCGGCAAGCTGAAGGCCGACGGCCAGTTCGAGATCATTGCCGACAGCGGCAAGGACATCGCGCCGGAGCCTTATGACGCGCTGGCGTTTCCGGGCAAGAGTTGCAGGCTTTGA